In Acaryochloris marina S15, a single genomic region encodes these proteins:
- the glpX gene encoding class II fructose-bisphosphatase has translation MDNVIGLEIIEVVEQAAIASARWMGKGEKDTADHVAVEAMRDRMNKIHMRGRIVIGEGERDDAPMLFIGEELGICTQPDAAEVCNPDELMEIDIAVDPCEGTNLVAYGQNGSMAVLAISEKGGLFEAPDFYMKKLAAPPAAKGKVDINKSATENLQILAKCLDRNIEELVVVVMKRERHNDLIKEIREAGARVALITDGDVSAALSCAFSGTNIHALMGIGAAPEGVISAAAMRALGGHFQGQLIYDPDIVKTGLIGESKESNLARLKDMGINDPDKVYTAEELACGETVLFAACGITPGTLMKGVRFFGGGARTQSLVISTQSKTARFVDTVHMFETPKRPKALQLH, from the coding sequence GTGGATAACGTTATCGGCCTAGAAATCATTGAGGTGGTTGAACAAGCAGCCATTGCCTCAGCTCGATGGATGGGAAAAGGAGAGAAAGATACTGCCGACCATGTTGCAGTTGAAGCCATGCGCGATCGCATGAACAAAATCCATATGCGAGGCCGCATCGTTATTGGAGAAGGGGAAAGAGATGATGCCCCTATGCTATTTATTGGCGAAGAGTTGGGCATTTGTACCCAGCCTGATGCCGCCGAAGTATGCAACCCCGATGAGTTGATGGAGATCGATATTGCAGTGGACCCCTGCGAAGGGACCAATTTGGTCGCTTACGGTCAGAACGGCTCCATGGCTGTCCTCGCAATTTCCGAGAAAGGTGGGTTATTTGAAGCCCCTGATTTCTATATGAAGAAGTTGGCTGCTCCCCCTGCGGCCAAAGGCAAAGTGGATATCAATAAATCCGCAACAGAAAACCTACAAATTTTGGCCAAATGTCTGGACCGCAACATCGAGGAATTGGTCGTTGTGGTCATGAAGCGGGAACGCCATAATGACCTGATCAAGGAAATTCGCGAGGCAGGAGCAAGAGTTGCTCTGATTACGGATGGAGATGTTTCTGCGGCTCTCTCCTGTGCATTTTCTGGTACAAATATCCATGCATTGATGGGTATCGGTGCTGCACCTGAAGGCGTCATTTCAGCTGCTGCGATGCGCGCGCTGGGTGGGCATTTCCAAGGCCAACTTATTTACGATCCCGACATCGTCAAAACAGGTTTGATTGGTGAGAGCAAGGAAAGCAACCTAGCTCGCCTCAAGGACATGGGTATTAACGACCCAGATAAGGTCTACACAGCTGAGGAATTAGCCTGTGGTGAAACCGTTCTGTTTGCCGCCTGTGGCATTACCCCAGGAACCTTGATGAAAGGAGTTCGCTTCTTTGGCGGGGGTGCAAGAACACAATCCCTTGTTATTTCTACTCAGTCTAAAACCGCCCGATTTGTTGACACCGTCCATATGTTTGAAACGCCTAAACGTCCTAAGGCACTCCAGTTACATTAG
- a CDS encoding alpha/beta hydrolase — translation MSLSVITLTPTTGQPPAGLFVGLHGWGSNAEDLASLAPYLNLPTYQFCFPNAPLPHPHAPGGFMWYDLNTQAGLPESRQLLLDWLQALAIETQVPLERMILAGFSQGGAMTLDIGARLPLAGLICLSGYLHPSIAALLNPNTPPVLLVHGQNDPVVPLKAAQTTDQVLRQAGVSVQYQEFPMAHEINPQALELVQDFAASITP, via the coding sequence GTGTCACTCTCGGTAATCACTCTAACACCTACCACAGGCCAACCGCCCGCTGGTCTTTTCGTGGGTTTACATGGATGGGGATCTAACGCTGAAGATCTCGCATCACTTGCGCCCTATCTCAATTTGCCAACCTATCAATTTTGTTTTCCCAACGCCCCACTACCCCATCCTCATGCCCCTGGCGGTTTTATGTGGTACGACCTCAATACCCAAGCAGGCTTACCTGAAAGTCGTCAACTTCTCTTGGATTGGCTACAAGCCTTAGCCATAGAGACTCAGGTCCCTTTAGAACGGATGATTCTGGCTGGATTCTCCCAGGGCGGCGCCATGACCCTAGATATCGGTGCCCGCTTACCCTTGGCTGGGTTAATTTGCCTCAGTGGCTATTTACATCCTTCTATTGCAGCTTTATTGAATCCGAATACCCCACCCGTACTCTTAGTTCATGGTCAAAACGATCCAGTCGTTCCCCTTAAAGCGGCACAAACAACGGACCAAGTCCTGCGCCAAGCCGGTGTGTCAGTTCAATATCAAGAGTTCCCGATGGCCCATGAAATTAATCCGCAGGCCTTAGAATTAGTTCAAGACTTTGCCGCCTCTATTACCCCATAA
- a CDS encoding serine/threonine-protein kinase: MLGRKLAGRYSVVKPLAEGGFGETFLAEDTHLPDSPQCVVKKLKTGSHEPALLHTVRRLFDSEAKVLHQLGDHPQIPRLLAHFEDGEEFYLAEEYVEGESLADELVPGQQSDEETAIALLHDILEVLSFVHEQQVIHRDIKPSNLIRRQSDRKLVLIDFGAVKQVTTQIAESATQMPRTVLIGTSGYMPSEQFRGQPRLCSDVYAVGIIALQALTGLRPSFGELPEDENTGEIAWRDRVSVSPAFATLLEKMVLYDYRQRYRSANDALLAVQSLMAARAAEAAPPPPLDNLPETVVNPRNGAERPVQPLPAVENTVRQLETTAQTDNTVQQLETTAQQSTNIPNAVTSNGAPQIGDTSQQADPNPTTPQVPVTNPADAIDAMPPETVAVSPRSQQTAWLSRTKVLTGGFVALLMGGTALAFTSPHIQAVCTVLNNCSQDIQFQATFDEAVDDAKAAETRNQQAKTVADLQSAQKEMDEAIAELNKIPKNVKVYDEAKKALAEYQSESKAITTRIETENKADETFKKATTIAQAVQKKAKSEDSVSTLDQHKVEWEKAIKLLKDVPKDTLVASRVEAKQKDFDKQLKALKEQRQKKIAAAAEAQRKLEAAQAASVPARPSPAYVPPQRSTYVPPRPAPAPAVRPAPRPAPRPAPAPAPRRQEPLWGPGSGQQKNNEPLW, translated from the coding sequence ATGTTAGGACGCAAACTGGCAGGACGCTATTCCGTTGTTAAACCCTTAGCTGAAGGTGGCTTTGGCGAGACGTTCTTAGCTGAAGATACCCATTTGCCCGACTCCCCTCAATGTGTGGTGAAGAAGCTTAAAACAGGTTCCCATGAGCCTGCTTTGCTGCATACCGTGCGCCGACTATTTGATTCGGAAGCAAAGGTGTTGCACCAGCTAGGGGATCATCCTCAAATTCCTCGTTTGCTGGCTCACTTTGAAGATGGAGAAGAATTCTACCTAGCGGAAGAATATGTAGAAGGAGAAAGTCTTGCAGACGAGCTGGTTCCAGGCCAACAGTCAGATGAAGAAACGGCGATTGCACTGCTCCATGACATCCTGGAGGTGTTGTCCTTTGTACATGAGCAGCAAGTCATTCATCGGGATATTAAGCCCTCTAATTTAATTCGGCGTCAGAGCGATCGCAAGCTTGTATTGATTGATTTTGGGGCGGTGAAACAGGTCACCACTCAGATTGCGGAATCTGCAACCCAAATGCCCCGCACTGTCCTGATTGGTACGTCGGGATATATGCCTAGTGAACAATTCCGGGGACAACCCCGCCTATGTAGTGATGTCTATGCGGTGGGAATCATTGCCCTGCAAGCATTGACTGGTTTACGTCCTTCTTTTGGCGAGCTGCCAGAAGATGAAAATACGGGAGAAATTGCCTGGCGCGATCGCGTTTCCGTATCGCCAGCCTTTGCAACCTTATTAGAAAAGATGGTGCTTTACGATTACCGGCAGCGGTATCGGTCTGCGAATGATGCCTTATTGGCGGTTCAAAGTTTAATGGCAGCTCGAGCGGCAGAAGCAGCACCGCCCCCTCCCCTGGATAATTTGCCTGAAACCGTTGTCAATCCTCGTAATGGTGCTGAACGTCCTGTTCAACCCTTACCTGCTGTTGAAAATACCGTTCGGCAATTAGAAACGACGGCCCAAACAGACAATACCGTTCAGCAATTAGAAACAACGGCTCAGCAATCCACCAATATTCCCAATGCAGTTACCTCTAATGGTGCGCCGCAAATAGGAGATACCTCTCAACAGGCTGATCCCAACCCCACGACGCCACAGGTGCCTGTGACAAATCCTGCCGATGCAATCGACGCAATGCCCCCAGAAACTGTTGCGGTCTCTCCTAGATCGCAACAGACCGCTTGGTTGAGCCGAACTAAAGTATTGACTGGGGGATTCGTTGCGCTGCTAATGGGGGGGACGGCGTTGGCTTTCACCTCACCCCATATCCAAGCCGTTTGCACTGTCTTAAATAACTGCTCTCAGGACATTCAATTTCAAGCAACCTTCGACGAAGCTGTTGATGATGCCAAAGCTGCTGAAACTCGCAATCAGCAGGCAAAAACGGTTGCTGATCTCCAATCGGCCCAGAAAGAAATGGATGAAGCTATTGCGGAGTTAAACAAGATTCCTAAAAACGTCAAGGTATACGATGAGGCGAAAAAGGCTTTAGCTGAGTACCAATCTGAGAGCAAAGCCATAACGACTCGGATTGAGACAGAAAATAAAGCAGACGAAACCTTCAAGAAGGCAACGACCATTGCCCAAGCGGTGCAAAAGAAGGCGAAAAGTGAAGACTCTGTTTCTACCCTCGATCAACACAAAGTAGAATGGGAAAAGGCCATCAAACTGCTCAAGGATGTTCCCAAAGACACCCTGGTTGCATCACGGGTTGAAGCGAAGCAAAAAGACTTTGACAAGCAACTTAAAGCTCTGAAGGAACAGCGGCAAAAGAAAATTGCGGCTGCTGCAGAGGCTCAGCGAAAATTAGAAGCCGCTCAAGCCGCATCAGTGCCGGCTCGACCTTCCCCGGCTTATGTGCCACCCCAACGATCGACTTATGTACCCCCTCGCCCAGCCCCGGCCCCTGCGGTAAGGCCAGCCCCTAGGCCAGCTCCACGCCCAGCTCCTGCCCCCGCCCCACGACGGCAAGAACCCCTTTGGGGACCTGGCTCAGGTCAGCAAAAAAATAATGAACCACTATGGTAA